The genomic window AACACGAGTTTCCGTCCAACCTGAAACGACTATCTGAAAGCATTCGTTTGTTGCGTTTTAATCATCGTTATCACGAGGAGGCACAAAGATGACGCATTCAGCATTATTTAAATTTCTGGAACCATCATCTGTAAAAACCTGGAAGAAACCATTTTGGACGTTTGTTTGGGTAAATCGTGTTTCAGCgttctgttttttaaagaaaggtCAATCCTCTATCAATAAGGAGTCATTTGGGTCCAACACATGCGATACTAAAATACTGTAACAAGCTCTTTCTTCACGTTAGGCTTTGATACTtgattaaatgaaaagaaaataccaaaaaaaaagctttttctgCTCGACCAAAATGTTACGATTAACTTCCGTGGAATTGAAAACTGTGAGAGGATTAAAGCTGTAAgacgaaaacacggacaacgctgtggcagcgacctgtcaatcacacggtagccccgccctaaagcgtaccctgattaatggtctgtttgactctaaatggaccataatttactaaatgaacatcacgctgtgttgaagaagacttgaaactagagattgagaccataaactaatgtttacaatgtttactgagggaataaatcaagagaagtagagtcatttatatagacttctatacaaccagaggagtcgccccctggtggtcaggagagagaatgcagctttaacacatgaagcatagacttctatacaaccagaggagtcgccccctggtggtcaggagagagaatgcagctttaacacataaagcatatacttctatacaaccagaggagtcaccctctggtggtcaggagagagaatgcagctttaacacataaagcatatacttctatacaaccagaggagtcgtcccctggtggtcaggagagagaatgcagctttaacacataaagcatatacttctatacaaccagagaagtcacctcctggtggtcagtagagagaatgcagctttaacgcatgaagcatagacatctatacaaccagaggagtcgccccctggtggtcagtggagagaatgcagctttcacacatgaagcatagacttctatacaaccagaggagtcgccccctggtggtcagtggagagaatgcagctttcacacatgaagcatagacttctatacaaccagaggagtcgccccctggtggtcagtggagagaatgcagctttcacacatgaagcatagacttctatacaaccagaggagtcgccccctggtggtcagtagagagaatgcagctttaacacatgaagcacagacttctatacaaccagaggagtcgccccctggtggtcaggagagagaatgcagctttaacacatgaagcatatacttctatacaaccagagaagtcgccccctggtggtcaggagagagaatgcagctttaacacatgaagcatagacttctatacaaccagaggagtcgccccctggtggtcagtagagagaatgcatctttaacacatgaagcatagacttctatacaaccagaggagtcgccccctggtggcggCAGATAAACTAGAGTTTAACTTTGAGTCTCAcgtaaaagtaaaacaatgtcCACCTGTCCGTTTAATCCCataattacaaatgtttttaaagccGTCTGGCAACAAACAGGAGACTGTTGgactgaatacattttattagaagGAAATCTTTTATGAAATGAACAGAACCACATTGGCcttgaaaaaaaagctttcaaaagaagttgaaaaaaaagaaaaagaaggtatTTTCACTTTCTCTAAAAGTCAATcttgtaaaacaacaaaagtatAGATTTGAACAGAACAAAGACTCTAAACTAAAACGTTTACTACGAGCACACAAACATGTTACAACTGTTGGGAAAAATCAAATAGGGGCGTGtggtttttagttttttaaattgtccaCATTAACCCCAATTTGCTTCATATGAGTTCATATGAATCATTAATTCAAACCATCTTTTCACCACTATTTCACTTCAGAGTCTTTCCACCCAAGGAGGCACCGGTGTGGTCGTGGTAAAGGTTTGtgttggccacacacacacacagacacacacacacacacacacacacacacgcacacacactatgtgGCGCTTTACTTGGCCACATTTACACCTGAGTCggtttcaaaaacacaaaaaaaaactctccaaaaacaCCCCGAACCACAGTGTTCTTCTCCCCCGCCGTGTCCCCTGCATGTTTTTGGCATTATTTGGGTGTTTCTTGTCTCGCCACCGGATCAGCACCAGGAGAACGACCTGCCCACCATGTCGAAGAACATCTCGTTGGGCTTTCTGAAGTAGCGGCAGAGCTTCTTGAAGGCCCGGGTGCTGAGCGGCGCGTGCGGCCGGCCTTTGGACTCGTCCAGGCACTTGTCGCGCCCGGCCGACAGGAGGCAGTAGAAGCCCTTGGTGGCGTTGTAGTAGAAGTTGTCGGGGCTTATCCGGGGCTGGAGGTCCAGAAACCTCTCGGCCTTCCTCAGCTCGGGAAAGGGGTCCCGAATGAGCGCGTCGCCGTCCACCACGTGGATCTGCTCCCTGGGGAAGACCTCCAGCCAGCGGGCCAGATGCTGGTGGTACAGGCTCCGCTGCAGCGCCTTGTAACCGGGGTCGACGTGGCCCTCGTGGATCAGGAGCTCCTCCAGAGGCCGGTAGGGCTTGTGGCGGGTCAGGCGGTTGTGGAGGACCTGGGTGTAGTCGGACACCAGCCTCTCCGCCGGGTCGCGCACGATGAGCAGCAGGCGGACGGCCGGGTTCATGTCCCGGACGCGGCCGGGAACCTGAGGGGACGCGAAGTAGCCGGGGGTCTTCTCCACCGTCAGCTGGTCGGGGAGGCTGAGGGGCATCTGGGCTCGGTACCAGGCCAGGCCCCGGCGGTAGTGCTCCTCCACGTTGAAGTAGTGCACCTGGCGGAGAAGGCGGGGTTAACAAAGGCATCTTTAACATAACGTTATCCCCGTGAAACGTCCCCCAGTCGCTCACGTATACGTTACGAccataatattatttttttgtatcgcACGTTTCCAAATATGCATATGAGGCATTCTcttatttgcatacatttccagaGCAGAAATCTGATTGAATCTGAACATTGCATGAAGCCGGGTTCAacattattgtttcattttgttgacatattataggagtcaacatttctttccAGAGGGGATTCGGGAATTCTCTTTTTATCACTTCATATATCAGAAAATACAAGAACAATCCATTTTCCCCCCAAGTCTTTGGgaataaaatattgtataaatccggttatgaatgatatatgaacacACCCCTCTGTAAAAGAATATTGATAAGAAGGAAACTGGACTGTTTTGTGGATGTAAGTACTGCTGAAGAGGagatttatacatatatttttgtatgtaaATCAATAATTACATACTTTTTTAAGACACCACAGGTGAACaagttaaatacaaaataatgaactaatagatatcacc from Cyclopterus lumpus isolate fCycLum1 chromosome 9, fCycLum1.pri, whole genome shotgun sequence includes these protein-coding regions:
- the hs3st1l2 gene encoding heparan sulfate (glucosamine) 3-O-sulfotransferase 1-like 2; translation: MLWTVILALLVLLLLQTQLSVCLRELRSGGSSSPPSSSSSSSSSSSSSSSSSSSSSSSHNATRLRLPGAIIIGVRKGGTRALLEMLNLHPDVEVAKAEVHYFNVEEHYRRGLAWYRAQMPLSLPDQLTVEKTPGYFASPQVPGRVRDMNPAVRLLLIVRDPAERLVSDYTQVLHNRLTRHKPYRPLEELLIHEGHVDPGYKALQRSLYHQHLARWLEVFPREQIHVVDGDALIRDPFPELRKAERFLDLQPRISPDNFYYNATKGFYCLLSAGRDKCLDESKGRPHAPLSTRAFKKLCRYFRKPNEMFFDMVGRSFSWC